A region from the Mesorhizobium sp. J8 genome encodes:
- a CDS encoding NADH-quinone oxidoreductase subunit D, producing the protein MTEAAVRSFTLNFGPQHPSAHGVLRLVLELDGEIVDRADPHIGLLHRGTEKLIEYKNYLQALPYFDRLDYVAPMNQEHAFCLAAEKLLELSVPRRGQLIRVLFCEIGRLLSHLLNVTTQAMDIGALTPPLWGFAEREKLMVFYERASGARMHANYFRVGGVHQDLPEELLDDIWDFCDPFLKACDDLDSLLTGSRIFKQRNVDVGVISLDDAWGLGFSGPMVRGSGAAWDLRKAQPYECYAEMDFDIPIGKHGDCYDRYLVRMEEMRQSVRIMRQCLEKLRSADGRGPVAAANRKITPPPRATMKRSMEATIQHFKLYTEGHRVPAGEVYAAVEAPKGEFGVYLVSDGSNVPYRCKIRAPSFAHLQAMDFLSRGHMVADVAAIIGSLDIVFGEIDR; encoded by the coding sequence ATGACCGAAGCCGCAGTACGCAGCTTCACGCTCAATTTCGGGCCGCAGCATCCCTCGGCCCATGGCGTGCTCAGGCTGGTGCTGGAACTGGACGGCGAGATCGTCGACCGCGCCGACCCGCATATCGGCCTGCTGCATCGCGGCACCGAGAAGCTGATCGAATACAAGAACTATCTGCAGGCCCTGCCCTATTTCGACCGGCTCGACTATGTCGCGCCGATGAATCAGGAGCATGCTTTCTGCCTCGCCGCCGAAAAGCTGCTCGAACTGTCCGTCCCCCGGCGCGGCCAATTGATCCGCGTGCTGTTTTGCGAGATCGGGCGGCTGTTGTCGCATCTTCTCAACGTCACCACGCAGGCGATGGACATCGGCGCGCTGACGCCGCCGCTCTGGGGTTTCGCCGAGCGCGAGAAGCTGATGGTCTTCTATGAGCGTGCGTCCGGCGCCCGCATGCACGCGAATTATTTCCGGGTCGGCGGCGTGCATCAGGACCTGCCGGAAGAGCTGCTCGACGACATATGGGATTTCTGCGATCCGTTCCTGAAGGCCTGCGACGATCTCGATAGCCTGCTTACCGGCAGCCGCATCTTCAAGCAGCGCAATGTCGATGTCGGCGTGATCTCACTCGATGACGCCTGGGGCCTGGGCTTCTCCGGCCCCATGGTGCGCGGCTCGGGCGCCGCCTGGGACCTGCGCAAGGCGCAGCCCTACGAATGCTATGCGGAGATGGATTTCGACATCCCCATCGGCAAGCACGGCGACTGCTACGATCGCTATCTGGTGCGCATGGAGGAGATGCGCCAGTCGGTGCGCATCATGCGGCAATGCCTGGAAAAGCTGCGCTCGGCCGATGGCCGGGGTCCAGTCGCCGCGGCGAACCGGAAGATCACGCCGCCGCCGCGCGCCACCATGAAGCGTTCGATGGAAGCGACGATCCAGCATTTCAAGCTCTATACCGAAGGCCACCGCGTGCCGGCTGGCGAAGTCTATGCGGCGGTCGAGGCGCCGAAGGGCGAGTTCGGCGTTTATCTGGTCTCGGACGGCAGCAACGTCCCCTATCGCTGCAAGATACGCGCTCCCTCCTTCGCCCATCTCCAGGCGATGGATTTCCTCTCGCGCGGGCATATGGTGGCGGACGTCGCGGCGATCATTGGCTCGCTCGACATCGTCTTCGGCGAGATCGATCGCTAG
- a CDS encoding sugar isomerase domain-containing protein, with product MSDLYIPRLVALIEQASKANSEAFGQAANRFADTLQNGGLVHLYGSGHSVLPAQEMFPRYGSFVGFNPLTDPRVMWHNVLGAGGVRELLWLERTEKYAEKFLDHQPLNEGDSIIIFGHSGRNSSGIDTALYAKKRGIFVVAVTSKNNLDKPATHSSGKRLADAADLVIDTCSPIEDAVVPVEGWSRPVAGSSTVLAMIMAHELLARTAEQLSKRGIELPVFASPTIAGVTLHDTDVIYGVYRERMIEAQKKHLPTFQATMRGE from the coding sequence GTGTCCGATCTTTACATCCCCCGTCTCGTCGCTCTCATCGAACAGGCATCGAAGGCCAATTCGGAAGCCTTCGGCCAGGCGGCGAACCGTTTCGCCGACACGCTGCAAAATGGCGGGCTGGTCCATCTCTACGGTTCAGGCCATTCGGTCCTGCCGGCGCAGGAAATGTTCCCGCGCTATGGCAGCTTCGTCGGCTTCAACCCGCTGACCGACCCGCGCGTGATGTGGCACAACGTGCTCGGCGCCGGCGGCGTGCGCGAGCTTCTGTGGCTGGAGCGGACGGAGAAATATGCTGAGAAGTTCCTAGACCATCAGCCGCTGAACGAGGGTGATTCCATCATCATCTTCGGCCATAGCGGCCGCAATTCGTCGGGCATCGACACCGCGCTCTATGCCAAGAAGCGCGGCATTTTCGTCGTCGCCGTCACCAGCAAGAACAATCTGGACAAGCCGGCCACGCATTCGTCCGGCAAAAGGCTGGCCGACGCCGCCGACCTCGTCATCGACACCTGCTCGCCGATCGAGGATGCGGTGGTGCCGGTCGAAGGCTGGAGCCGCCCGGTGGCGGGATCGTCGACGGTGCTGGCGATGATCATGGCGCATGAGCTGCTTGCGCGCACCGCCGAGCAGCTGTCGAAGCGCGGCATCGAGCTGCCGGTCTTCGCCTCGCCGACCATCGCGGGCGTGACGCTGCACGACACCGACGTCATCTACGGCGTCTACCGCGAGCGCATGATCGAGGCGCAGAAGAAGCACCTGCCCACCTTCCAGGCGACGATGCGCGGGGAATGA
- a CDS encoding GntR family transcriptional regulator: MSEASFQQPDRRRPEPLWYQVEEAIRAIVKSGEWATGDQIPAEDRLCALFGVSRITLRHALRNLEESGLLRREHGRGTFVRSATLVAGTRELTSFTQEMGNIGVVAGSRLLDCSLTTANAAAAGALEIEEGDPIVRIRRLRLGNNEPIGIQTAQLAAARVPGFLDAGLLKGSLYEALERQYGIVPVEARENYRVGAVSAADAELLDLPAGSPAFVVERITIDERGPFEFTVSVMRGDRYEIRSTLRAGRLPNTRS; this comes from the coding sequence ATGAGCGAAGCGAGCTTTCAACAGCCGGACCGCAGGCGGCCGGAGCCGCTCTGGTACCAGGTCGAGGAGGCGATCCGCGCCATCGTCAAGAGCGGCGAGTGGGCGACCGGCGACCAGATCCCGGCCGAGGACCGGCTCTGCGCGCTGTTCGGCGTCAGCCGCATCACACTGCGCCACGCGCTGCGCAATCTGGAGGAAAGCGGGCTGCTCAGGCGCGAGCACGGCAGAGGCACCTTCGTGCGCTCGGCCACGCTGGTCGCCGGCACGCGCGAGCTCACCTCCTTCACCCAGGAGATGGGCAATATCGGCGTGGTGGCCGGCTCGCGCCTGCTCGATTGCAGTCTGACGACGGCGAACGCGGCGGCGGCCGGCGCGCTGGAGATCGAGGAGGGCGATCCCATCGTGCGCATCCGGCGCTTGCGGCTGGGCAACAACGAGCCGATCGGCATCCAGACGGCGCAACTGGCGGCCGCACGCGTGCCGGGCTTCCTCGATGCCGGCCTGCTCAAGGGCTCGCTCTACGAAGCGCTGGAGCGGCAATACGGCATCGTGCCGGTCGAGGCGCGCGAGAACTACCGCGTCGGCGCCGTCAGCGCGGCGGACGCCGAATTGCTCGACCTGCCCGCGGGCAGCCCGGCCTTCGTCGTCGAGCGCATCACCATCGACGAACGCGGCCCGTTCGAATTCACCGTCTCCGTCATGCGCGGCGACCGCTACGAGATACGCTCGACGCTGCGCGCCGGCCGCCTCCCGAACACCAGAAGCTGA
- a CDS encoding ROK family protein produces MTRVLAIDLGGTNLRAAVHTGDLGALAPQVHEPAPTSLDAFAAGVRALAAAGEAKALGLAVPGLTEGSVCRWIPNLPWLDGVDVAALFPGMSVAVGNDAQIALLAEAAEGAARDVSDAILLAIGTGIGSAVLANGRIVAGAHGGACSFGWASADIKDHGEERSGWLERVASGRALDALAAQIGLADARQLIAAAKAGQLAAQSLLEVPARQLGTALAGAVGLLDPGVILVSGGLADALDVIAPPLLAALRRQLPPHLRGIELRPGKFGSRAGLAGAALAGQAGSGWRQIR; encoded by the coding sequence ATGACACGGGTTCTCGCCATCGATCTCGGCGGCACCAATCTGCGCGCCGCTGTCCATACGGGCGATCTCGGCGCTCTTGCACCGCAAGTCCACGAGCCGGCACCGACAAGCCTCGACGCCTTCGCCGCGGGCGTTCGCGCGCTTGCGGCCGCCGGCGAAGCCAAAGCTCTCGGGCTCGCGGTCCCCGGTCTGACCGAAGGGTCTGTCTGCCGTTGGATCCCGAACCTGCCCTGGCTCGATGGGGTCGATGTCGCCGCGCTGTTCCCAGGCATGAGCGTGGCGGTCGGCAACGACGCGCAGATCGCGCTTCTGGCGGAAGCGGCCGAGGGCGCGGCCAGGGACGTGTCCGATGCGATCCTGCTGGCCATAGGCACCGGCATCGGCTCGGCGGTGCTGGCCAATGGCCGCATCGTCGCCGGCGCGCATGGCGGCGCCTGCTCCTTCGGCTGGGCCAGCGCCGACATCAAGGACCATGGCGAGGAGCGCAGCGGCTGGCTGGAACGTGTCGCCTCCGGGCGCGCGCTGGACGCCCTTGCCGCACAGATCGGGCTGGCCGACGCCCGCCAGCTGATCGCAGCCGCCAAAGCAGGCCAGCTTGCCGCGCAGTCGCTGCTCGAGGTGCCGGCGCGCCAGCTCGGCACGGCGCTGGCCGGCGCCGTGGGGTTGCTCGATCCGGGTGTCATCCTGGTCTCGGGCGGCCTGGCGGACGCGCTGGACGTGATCGCGCCGCCATTGCTTGCTGCGCTGCGGCGTCAATTGCCGCCGCATCTGCGCGGCATCGAACTTAGGCCAGGAAAATTCGGCTCCCGCGCCGGCCTAGCGGGTGCCGCGCTTGCCGGGCAGGCGGGAAGCGGGTGGAGGCAGATCCGATGA
- a CDS encoding PIG-L deacetylase family protein encodes MIEDKIYAARSILVVGAHAFDAEVIAGPLAAAAAKNGTQVTFLHLSMGEQGHPCLIPEHYSTQKEDEAAKAAARLGVSMRNMKLRDAFLPNDNATALQVCDVIRELQPEVVITHWHGSWHKDHRAAAHLTQTGIFFSALPTLKRLHPAHTPQLLLFGENWEDDEGFRPEHLVDVSVGFDAWHEAVTEYELARGLSSFPYVDYYSALYRLRGCLRGTRHAQAFAAASHSWNAGSGLFAPPAGRSSER; translated from the coding sequence ATGATCGAGGACAAGATCTATGCCGCGCGCTCGATCCTGGTCGTCGGGGCGCATGCCTTCGACGCCGAGGTCATCGCCGGGCCTCTTGCGGCGGCCGCCGCCAAGAATGGAACCCAGGTCACCTTCCTGCATCTGTCGATGGGCGAGCAGGGCCATCCCTGCCTGATCCCGGAGCACTATTCGACGCAGAAGGAGGACGAGGCGGCGAAGGCAGCGGCGCGGCTCGGCGTTTCCATGCGCAACATGAAGCTGCGTGACGCCTTCCTGCCCAATGACAATGCGACCGCGCTCCAGGTCTGCGATGTCATCCGCGAGTTGCAGCCGGAGGTCGTCATCACGCATTGGCACGGCAGCTGGCACAAGGATCATCGCGCGGCCGCGCATCTCACGCAGACCGGCATTTTCTTCTCGGCTCTGCCGACGCTGAAGCGTCTCCATCCCGCGCATACGCCGCAGCTCCTGCTCTTCGGCGAGAACTGGGAGGACGACGAGGGCTTCCGGCCCGAGCATCTCGTCGACGTCAGCGTTGGCTTCGACGCCTGGCACGAGGCGGTGACGGAGTATGAGCTGGCGCGGGGCCTAAGCAGCTTTCCCTATGTCGACTATTACAGCGCGCTCTACCGGCTGCGAGGGTGCCTGCGCGGCACGCGCCACGCGCAGGCCTTCGCGGCGGCCTCGCATTCCTGGAATGCCGGCAGCGGCCTGTTCGCGCCGCCTGCCGGTCGGAGCAGCGAGAGATGA
- a CDS encoding carbohydrate ABC transporter permease, whose amino-acid sequence MTTLAIPQKLARLPGWIVLLVWTAAVLLPLYVLVVSCFKTTAEIYDNRLGLPRSWALDNFVRAWTRADLGHNFINSLIVTGGAVALTIVVSAMAAYPLSRYRLGWNGIMLGLFLSGIMLPIRLASVELFTLMRGLGLLDSLTGLILVYSAIRIPFAVFIFANFMRVLPSELDEAARMDGAGETRILFQIVLPMVKPAVSIVAIFTAIAVWNDFFFPLIFIFDDRYKTVPLAISVFVGQFRTDWGLVFASLAISMAPILIMYCLLARQIREGVGAGGGMK is encoded by the coding sequence ATGACCACACTCGCCATTCCACAGAAGCTGGCGCGGCTGCCTGGTTGGATTGTCCTGCTGGTGTGGACGGCGGCCGTGCTCTTGCCGCTCTACGTCCTGGTCGTCTCCTGCTTCAAGACGACAGCGGAGATCTACGACAACCGGCTCGGCTTGCCGCGGAGCTGGGCGCTCGACAATTTCGTGCGCGCCTGGACGCGCGCCGATCTCGGCCACAACTTCATCAACAGCCTGATCGTCACCGGCGGCGCGGTGGCCCTCACCATCGTCGTCTCGGCGATGGCCGCCTATCCGCTCAGCCGCTACAGGCTCGGCTGGAACGGTATCATGCTCGGCCTCTTCCTGTCCGGCATCATGCTGCCGATCAGGCTCGCCTCGGTGGAGCTGTTCACGCTGATGCGCGGGCTCGGCCTGCTCGATTCCCTCACCGGGCTGATCCTCGTCTATTCGGCGATCCGCATCCCCTTCGCCGTCTTCATCTTCGCCAATTTCATGCGCGTTTTGCCGTCTGAGCTCGACGAGGCGGCGCGCATGGACGGCGCCGGAGAGACCCGCATCCTGTTCCAGATCGTGCTGCCGATGGTGAAGCCGGCGGTGTCCATCGTCGCCATCTTCACGGCGATCGCGGTGTGGAACGATTTCTTCTTCCCGCTGATCTTCATCTTCGACGACCGCTACAAGACCGTGCCGCTGGCAATCAGCGTGTTCGTCGGACAGTTCCGCACCGATTGGGGCCTGGTGTTCGCTTCGCTGGCGATCTCCATGGCACCGATCCTGATCATGTATTGTTTGCTGGCGCGCCAGATTCGCGAGGGCGTCGGCGCCGGGGGAGGCATGAAATGA
- a CDS encoding carbohydrate ABC transporter permease yields the protein MTKLRRTTSLQRTQQRMAVLFILPALAIYGLFVLYPLLLSLWGSFFTWKGLRMQEFAGLANFSRLFVFPSGARLYGALWHNVAWFFGIMLLQNGLGLLFAWLLFLRGRGAAFFQSVFFFPAVLSPVIVGALWRLLLAPGGIVEWALNGLGLHQGSLTVLGNSHTALGTLIAVDAWNWMGLPVLIYTAGLRQISPQVFEAAKLDGAGNARMLFSVALPLLMPALGTLTTLSFINTFNQFDIVYVMQGVQGNPSYATDTLVTYFYRLAFGAEGAVGITDIGLALALGTMLFLVLSIGTLLMLRFFDKRTVEL from the coding sequence ATGACCAAGCTTCGCCGCACGACCAGCCTCCAGCGCACGCAGCAGCGCATGGCGGTGCTGTTCATCCTGCCGGCCTTGGCCATCTACGGGCTGTTCGTGCTCTACCCGCTCCTGTTGTCGCTGTGGGGCAGCTTCTTCACCTGGAAGGGGCTGCGCATGCAGGAGTTCGCGGGGCTCGCGAACTTCTCGCGGCTGTTCGTGTTCCCGAGCGGCGCGCGGCTCTACGGCGCGCTCTGGCACAATGTCGCATGGTTCTTCGGCATCATGCTGCTGCAGAACGGGCTCGGGCTTTTGTTCGCCTGGCTGCTTTTCCTGCGCGGCAGGGGCGCCGCCTTCTTCCAGTCGGTGTTCTTCTTCCCCGCCGTGCTCAGCCCCGTCATCGTCGGCGCGCTGTGGCGGCTGCTGCTCGCGCCCGGCGGCATCGTCGAATGGGCGCTGAACGGCCTTGGCCTGCATCAGGGCAGCCTGACCGTGCTCGGCAACAGCCACACCGCGCTCGGCACGCTGATCGCCGTCGATGCCTGGAACTGGATGGGGCTGCCGGTGCTGATCTACACGGCAGGTTTGCGGCAAATTTCGCCGCAGGTGTTCGAGGCGGCGAAACTCGACGGCGCCGGCAATGCGCGCATGCTGTTCTCCGTCGCGCTGCCTTTGCTGATGCCGGCGCTCGGCACGCTGACGACGCTTTCCTTCATCAACACCTTCAACCAGTTCGACATCGTCTACGTGATGCAGGGCGTGCAGGGCAATCCGAGCTACGCGACCGACACGCTGGTGACTTATTTCTACCGGCTGGCCTTCGGCGCGGAAGGGGCTGTGGGCATCACCGACATCGGCCTGGCGCTGGCGCTGGGCACCATGCTGTTCCTCGTCCTCAGCATCGGCACGCTGTTGATGCTGCGCTTCTTCGACAAGCGGACGGTCGAGCTATGA
- a CDS encoding extracellular solute-binding protein, with protein MSMLSIHRRAALGLIGGLAAVCAGALSTLPARADSTVTLWSWRTEDEAAMHRIFEAFEKKNPGIKVDIQFTPDADYQNRLSTALRGGRGPDIAQLKAYGELQPFIEGGYLDALDDSVAELKNMPDAALGGARGRADGKLYGVPYSVPMMGVFYNEDIFAAQGIDIPKTYKDFVAACEKLKAAGITPIANGGANGSAWELEIGVGVIGPTLYGPGFYDEMMSGKATFEDPRYVAALKRFAELKPYYSDGFAGIDYTTATQQFIGGKAAMFFGGSFENGSFKSQNPKLKFSIFPFPADDASTKLYTSAFSDGSYGLVSESQNKEAAIKVLNYMASAEFAQAFADELGWPPARTDVTVKDPVLARMMEMAKNSTPYLTLVGFRWQTPTASSVLQSEIIDMVEGNVAPEKLAADMQAAVATWFKPKQ; from the coding sequence ATGAGCATGCTTTCAATCCACCGGCGCGCGGCGCTCGGGCTGATCGGCGGCCTCGCCGCTGTTTGCGCGGGCGCGCTTTCGACGCTGCCGGCCCGCGCCGACTCCACCGTGACGCTGTGGAGCTGGCGCACCGAGGACGAGGCCGCAATGCATCGTATCTTCGAGGCGTTCGAGAAGAAGAATCCCGGCATCAAGGTCGACATCCAGTTCACGCCCGACGCCGATTACCAGAACCGCCTGAGCACGGCGCTGCGCGGGGGGCGCGGACCCGATATCGCGCAGCTCAAGGCCTATGGCGAATTGCAGCCTTTCATCGAAGGCGGCTATCTCGACGCGCTCGACGACAGCGTGGCGGAACTGAAGAACATGCCCGACGCCGCCCTTGGCGGGGCGCGCGGCCGCGCCGACGGCAAGCTCTACGGCGTTCCCTATTCGGTGCCGATGATGGGCGTCTTCTACAACGAGGATATCTTCGCTGCGCAAGGCATCGACATTCCGAAGACCTACAAGGACTTCGTCGCCGCCTGCGAAAAGCTCAAGGCGGCAGGCATCACGCCGATCGCCAATGGCGGCGCCAACGGCTCGGCCTGGGAATTGGAGATAGGCGTCGGCGTTATCGGGCCGACGCTCTACGGTCCGGGCTTCTATGACGAGATGATGAGCGGCAAGGCGACCTTCGAAGATCCGCGCTATGTCGCGGCGCTGAAGCGCTTCGCCGAGCTGAAGCCATACTATTCCGATGGCTTCGCCGGCATCGACTACACCACCGCCACGCAGCAGTTCATCGGCGGCAAGGCGGCGATGTTCTTCGGCGGCTCGTTCGAGAACGGCAGCTTCAAGTCGCAGAACCCGAAGCTGAAGTTCTCGATCTTCCCATTCCCGGCCGACGACGCCTCGACCAAGCTCTACACCTCGGCTTTCTCGGACGGCTCCTACGGCCTCGTCTCGGAAAGCCAGAACAAGGAGGCGGCCATCAAGGTGCTGAACTACATGGCCTCGGCCGAGTTCGCCCAGGCCTTCGCCGACGAGCTCGGATGGCCGCCGGCCCGCACCGACGTCACGGTGAAGGATCCGGTGCTTGCCAGGATGATGGAGATGGCGAAGAACTCGACGCCGTATCTCACGCTGGTCGGCTTCCGCTGGCAGACGCCGACCGCGTCGTCGGTGCTGCAGTCCGAGATCATCGACATGGTCGAAGGCAATGTCGCGCCCGAAAAGCTGGCGGCCGACATGCAGGCCGCCGTCGCCACCTGGTTCAAGCCCAAGCAGTAA
- a CDS encoding ABC transporter substrate-binding protein — protein sequence MSLARISKLALAAALVALPATGWAQSVNISYLTHWSPETVALLEAAAKVFSTTHPDVAVTVRAVPFGDLLTTLRSQGGSSDGPTIGGIYDLWLPELARDKLVAPAPDAVANEVKSAWPAGVVSAASVGGTLYGIPNEIDVYALNYNKELFKKAGIAAPPKTWAEFKDAAAKLTDKDKGQQGFGMINSWAAGVVHPFASLLVSNGGNLVKDGKPALDSPQAGETFALYEDLIKSGVSNPAMATADANTTGPFLDNFVSGKTGMIIMANWWESALKTGMGDKFSQVATAPIPVGPSGDKPHSISYSWMTVVNAKAGEAEQKAAWEFLAWLNSPKSGKNGASAMSDILMSMGILPSRTSDIEAHKDKLGSEFLSGYVSVLADARPFPVVLGGQEFSESLQQTLEALQYGQVSAKDAQANAQADATSILERAAK from the coding sequence ATGTCGCTTGCCCGGATCTCGAAGCTGGCTCTCGCCGCGGCGCTCGTCGCGCTGCCCGCGACCGGCTGGGCGCAATCGGTGAACATCTCCTACCTGACCCACTGGTCGCCGGAGACGGTGGCCTTGCTCGAAGCGGCGGCGAAGGTTTTTTCCACTACTCATCCGGATGTCGCCGTAACCGTGCGCGCGGTTCCTTTCGGGGATCTCTTGACCACGCTGCGCTCGCAGGGCGGCTCCTCCGACGGTCCGACGATCGGCGGCATCTACGATCTGTGGCTGCCGGAACTGGCGAGGGACAAGCTGGTCGCCCCTGCCCCCGACGCTGTCGCCAATGAGGTGAAAAGCGCCTGGCCGGCCGGCGTCGTCAGTGCCGCTTCTGTCGGCGGCACGCTCTACGGCATCCCCAACGAAATCGACGTCTACGCGCTGAACTACAACAAGGAACTGTTCAAAAAAGCGGGCATCGCCGCCCCGCCCAAGACATGGGCCGAATTCAAGGATGCCGCCGCCAAGCTGACCGACAAGGACAAGGGCCAGCAGGGTTTCGGCATGATCAACTCATGGGCGGCGGGCGTGGTCCATCCTTTCGCCTCGTTGCTCGTCTCCAATGGTGGCAACCTGGTCAAGGACGGCAAGCCGGCGCTGGACAGTCCCCAGGCCGGCGAGACCTTCGCGCTCTATGAAGACTTGATAAAGTCCGGCGTGAGCAATCCGGCGATGGCGACGGCCGACGCCAACACCACCGGTCCGTTCCTCGACAATTTCGTCTCCGGCAAAACCGGCATGATCATCATGGCGAACTGGTGGGAGAGCGCGCTGAAGACCGGCATGGGCGACAAGTTCTCGCAAGTCGCCACCGCGCCGATCCCGGTGGGGCCGAGCGGCGACAAGCCGCATTCGATCTCCTATTCCTGGATGACGGTCGTCAATGCCAAGGCCGGCGAGGCCGAGCAGAAAGCGGCCTGGGAATTCCTGGCCTGGCTGAACAGCCCGAAATCGGGCAAGAACGGCGCATCGGCCATGTCCGACATTTTGATGTCGATGGGCATCCTGCCGTCACGCACTTCCGACATCGAGGCGCACAAGGACAAGCTCGGCTCGGAGTTCCTGTCCGGCTATGTCTCCGTGCTCGCCGATGCGCGGCCTTTCCCGGTCGTGCTCGGCGGCCAGGAGTTCTCGGAATCCCTCCAGCAGACGCTCGAGGCGTTGCAGTATGGCCAGGTCTCGGCCAAGGATGCGCAGGCGAACGCTCAGGCCGACGCCACGTCGATCCTGGAGCGCGCCGCCAAGTAA
- a CDS encoding carbohydrate ABC transporter permease translates to MAKAFSASAGIMLAPAVTLIGVFVLLPMLLTIWLSFQDWSTQTPFSEASFVGLGNFHEIFGPTSVGRDFKTALLNTAIYTALSVVLILPLSVVFGLLVYQREVAGGTALRTVLFSTYMVPMIAVALVWSKLYSPSEGPLNQLLWLVGIGPQPWLSSPRSALISIVLLNVWQQVGYFTVLAIAGLTQIPGSLYEAATLDGANGREQFRFITLPLLRRTLLFSAVIAIINAVQVFEPVALITQGGPVGSTNVLTYHIRRVGIERAQGGLGSAMAVMLMLSLIVCVSALFAFVNRKDSE, encoded by the coding sequence ATGGCCAAAGCTTTTAGTGCCTCGGCGGGCATCATGCTTGCGCCCGCCGTGACATTGATCGGCGTGTTCGTGCTGTTGCCGATGCTGCTCACCATCTGGCTGTCCTTCCAGGACTGGTCGACGCAGACGCCCTTTTCCGAGGCCAGCTTCGTCGGCCTCGGCAATTTCCACGAGATCTTCGGCCCCACCTCGGTCGGCCGCGACTTCAAGACGGCGCTCCTCAACACCGCGATCTACACCGCGCTGTCGGTCGTCCTCATCCTGCCGCTGTCGGTCGTCTTCGGGCTGCTGGTCTATCAGCGCGAGGTCGCCGGCGGCACGGCGCTGCGCACGGTGCTGTTTTCGACCTACATGGTGCCGATGATCGCCGTGGCGCTGGTCTGGTCGAAGCTCTATTCGCCGAGCGAGGGTCCGCTCAACCAGTTGCTCTGGCTGGTCGGCATTGGCCCGCAACCCTGGCTCTCCTCGCCCCGGTCGGCATTGATCTCGATCGTGCTCCTCAATGTCTGGCAGCAGGTCGGCTATTTCACCGTATTGGCCATCGCCGGGCTGACGCAGATTCCGGGCAGCCTCTATGAAGCCGCGACGCTCGACGGCGCCAACGGCCGCGAGCAGTTCCGCTTCATCACCCTGCCCCTGCTTCGCCGCACGCTGCTGTTCAGCGCCGTCATCGCCATCATCAACGCGGTGCAGGTGTTCGAGCCGGTGGCGCTGATCACCCAAGGCGGGCCGGTCGGCTCGACCAATGTGCTGACCTACCATATCCGCCGCGTCGGCATCGAACGCGCGCAGGGCGGACTGGGCTCGGCCATGGCGGTGATGCTGATGCTGTCACTGATCGTCTGCGTCTCGGCGCTGTTTGCCTTCGTCAACCGCAAGGACAGCGAATGA
- a CDS encoding carbohydrate ABC transporter permease yields MSAAARSLSRKRPSGRKALLATAMLLVAVASAFPIAWMVLSSLKTPAETMQVPPVWIPRTPTLEAYDKVAGVVNVGRSMWNSLVIATVTTAGILVTSMMAGYAFAKCSFPRRSLLFSLLIATMFLPPIVTLIPLYRMVGSIGLSASLAGIIVPNLANAFGIFLMRQFIAGVPDDLIDAARMDGASELLILFKIVAPSIAPAIAALALFAFVYHWNSYLWPLTVLQGNADAYPIVISLSRLLSYNRGAVNTGLVMAGATLAVLPPLVLFVFLQRFFVDSIVGSAIKG; encoded by the coding sequence ATGAGCGCGGCTGCCCGATCGCTGTCTCGCAAGCGTCCTTCGGGCCGCAAGGCGCTGCTTGCCACCGCAATGCTTCTGGTCGCCGTCGCCTCCGCCTTCCCGATCGCCTGGATGGTGCTGTCCAGCCTGAAGACGCCGGCCGAGACCATGCAGGTGCCGCCGGTCTGGATCCCGCGCACGCCGACGCTCGAGGCCTATGACAAGGTCGCCGGCGTCGTCAATGTCGGACGCTCGATGTGGAATTCGCTTGTCATCGCCACGGTCACCACCGCCGGCATCCTGGTGACGAGCATGATGGCCGGCTACGCCTTCGCCAAATGCTCCTTCCCCCGCCGCTCGCTGCTCTTCTCCCTGCTGATCGCCACCATGTTCCTGCCGCCGATCGTGACGCTGATCCCGCTTTACCGCATGGTCGGCTCGATCGGCTTGAGCGCCAGCCTCGCCGGCATCATCGTGCCCAACCTCGCCAACGCCTTCGGCATCTTCCTGATGCGCCAGTTCATCGCCGGCGTGCCTGACGACCTCATCGACGCCGCGCGCATGGACGGCGCGTCCGAGCTCCTCATCCTGTTCAAGATCGTCGCGCCGAGCATTGCGCCGGCGATCGCGGCGCTTGCGCTCTTCGCCTTCGTCTATCACTGGAACAGCTATCTGTGGCCGCTCACCGTGCTCCAGGGCAATGCCGACGCCTATCCGATCGTCATCAGCCTCAGCCGGCTGCTCAGCTACAACCGCGGCGCCGTCAACACCGGCCTGGTAATGGCCGGCGCCACGCTCGCGGTGCTGCCGCCGCTGGTGCTCTTCGTCTTCCTGCAGCGCTTCTTCGTCGATTCGATCGTCGGGTCGGCGATCAAGGGGTAG